A section of the Pyxidicoccus xibeiensis genome encodes:
- a CDS encoding helix-turn-helix domain-containing protein — MPPGPPEASHVSGHLQGLARRIRALRERRGLTQEDFAARCGISVSFASLLERGERSPSYETLLQVATALELPLWELLRLDDAQDAGLHRVEAFVRARHLSRADLDRLLAVAELLFCEDAAPVAAAPPTESARCVEADCVRPVLARGLCTAHYHRERRKKAAGASTASG, encoded by the coding sequence ATGCCCCCCGGCCCGCCAGAGGCTTCCCACGTGAGCGGACACCTGCAGGGCCTGGCCCGGCGCATCCGCGCCCTGCGGGAGCGGCGGGGCCTCACGCAGGAGGACTTCGCCGCCCGCTGCGGCATCTCCGTGTCCTTCGCGTCCCTGCTGGAGCGCGGCGAGCGCAGCCCCAGCTACGAGACGCTGCTCCAGGTGGCCACGGCGCTGGAGCTGCCCCTGTGGGAGCTGCTGCGGCTGGACGACGCGCAGGACGCCGGCCTGCACCGGGTGGAGGCCTTCGTCCGGGCCCGCCACCTGTCGCGCGCGGACCTGGACCGGCTGCTGGCGGTGGCGGAGCTGCTGTTCTGCGAGGACGCCGCGCCGGTGGCAGCGGCGCCACCGACCGAGTCCGCCCGCTGCGTCGAGGCCGACTGCGTCCGGCCGGTGCTCGCCCGGGGCCTGTGCACCGCCCACTACCACCGGGAGCGGCGCAAGAAGGCGGCCGGCGCGAGCACCGCCAGCGGCTGA
- a CDS encoding Glu/Leu/Phe/Val family dehydrogenase translates to MSAVEGTNYFFRKAARIMDVGTPIETLLATPLREVKVQVSIEMDSGEIRTFLGYRIQHDNSRGPMKGGLRYHPRLDQDECASLASLMTWKTAVVNVPYGGAKGGIACDPSQLSIKELERLTRKFVDQVQDVIGPTRDIPAPDVNTNPQVMAWIMDQYSRYHGHSPAVVTGKPLELYGSKGREAATGRGLLYVCREIMRDLGLPVKGTRFALQGFGNVGSHTAQLLWEDGGVVVAVSDVLGGVRNPQGLDIPSLFEHVKRTGTVSGFGGGAACTNDDVLTADCEVLIPAALGHVLTKDNANAVRAKLIIEGANGPTQPEADEIFEKRGIFVVPDVLASAGGVTVSYFEWVQNLQHLSWEEERVNAELEKTMKESYERVAQVARSRKVSMRTAAYILAIGRVGKATVLRGI, encoded by the coding sequence ATGAGCGCCGTCGAGGGTACCAACTACTTCTTCCGCAAGGCCGCGCGGATCATGGACGTGGGCACCCCCATCGAGACGCTGCTCGCCACGCCGCTGCGCGAAGTGAAGGTCCAGGTCTCCATCGAGATGGACTCCGGGGAGATTCGCACCTTCCTCGGGTACCGGATCCAGCACGACAACAGCCGCGGCCCCATGAAGGGCGGCCTGCGCTACCACCCGCGGCTGGACCAGGACGAGTGCGCGTCGCTCGCCTCGCTGATGACGTGGAAGACGGCGGTGGTGAACGTGCCGTACGGCGGCGCCAAGGGCGGCATCGCCTGTGATCCGTCGCAGCTGTCCATCAAGGAGCTGGAGCGGCTCACCCGGAAGTTCGTGGACCAGGTGCAGGACGTCATCGGCCCCACGCGTGACATCCCCGCCCCCGACGTCAACACCAACCCCCAGGTGATGGCCTGGATAATGGACCAGTACTCGCGCTACCACGGCCACTCGCCGGCGGTGGTGACGGGCAAGCCGCTGGAGCTGTACGGCAGCAAGGGCCGCGAGGCGGCCACCGGGCGCGGGCTGCTCTACGTGTGCCGTGAAATCATGCGGGACCTGGGCCTGCCGGTGAAGGGCACGCGCTTCGCGCTCCAGGGCTTCGGCAACGTGGGCAGCCACACCGCGCAGCTGCTCTGGGAGGACGGCGGCGTGGTGGTGGCCGTCTCGGACGTGCTGGGCGGCGTGCGCAACCCGCAGGGCCTGGACATCCCCTCCCTCTTCGAGCACGTGAAGCGCACCGGCACGGTGTCGGGCTTCGGCGGCGGCGCGGCGTGCACCAATGACGACGTGCTGACGGCGGACTGCGAGGTGCTCATCCCCGCGGCGCTGGGCCACGTGCTCACCAAGGACAACGCCAACGCGGTGCGCGCCAAGCTCATCATCGAGGGCGCCAACGGCCCCACCCAGCCGGAGGCGGACGAAATCTTCGAGAAGCGCGGCATCTTCGTGGTGCCGGACGTGCTCGCCAGCGCCGGCGGCGTGACGGTGAGCTACTTCGAGTGGGTCCAGAACCTCCAGCACCTGTCGTGGGAGGAGGAGCGCGTCAACGCGGAGCTGGAGAAGACGATGAAGGAGTCCTACGAGCGCGTGGCCCAGGTGGCCCGCTCGCGCAAGGTCTCCATGCGGACGGCCGCCTACATCCTGGCCATCGGCCGGGTGGGCAAGGCCACCGTGCTGCGCGGCATCTGA
- a CDS encoding threonine ammonia-lyase: protein MVTLQDILAARERLRDAIRPTPCPQSDYFTERTECAAVFFKMENLQRTGAFKERGALNKLLSLTPDERRRGVIAASAGNHAQGVAFNALKLGVKATIVMPERTPLIKVSRTRDEYKARVVLKGSNFDESYAEALRIQKEEGSVFVHPFNDPLVIAGQGTIGLELLEQCPDLEVVLVPIGGGGLISGVACALKEKKPGIRVVGVQTATIASMKASVEAGHLVDLTAAGTTIADGIAVKRVGELTFPMVRKYVDDVVAVDEEEIAAAILTLLEQEKSVVEGAGAVGLAALLAGDVPQAKGKRTAIILSGGNIDMNVISRIIERGLVRAGRLVQLEVRLPDRPGMLAKLTSQVAELRANVVEIHHERAFSKAGLGEAMVEVTLETTGPAHIEELEQALRNQGIQVARK from the coding sequence ATGGTCACCCTCCAGGACATCCTGGCCGCGCGCGAGCGGCTGCGCGACGCCATCCGCCCCACCCCGTGCCCGCAGTCGGACTACTTCACGGAGCGCACCGAGTGCGCGGCGGTGTTCTTCAAGATGGAGAACCTGCAGCGCACCGGCGCCTTCAAGGAGCGCGGCGCGCTCAACAAGCTGCTGTCGCTCACCCCGGACGAGCGGCGCCGGGGCGTCATCGCCGCGTCGGCCGGCAACCATGCGCAGGGCGTGGCGTTCAACGCGCTGAAGCTGGGGGTGAAGGCCACCATCGTCATGCCGGAGCGCACGCCGCTCATCAAGGTGTCGCGCACGCGTGACGAGTACAAGGCGCGCGTGGTGCTCAAGGGCTCCAACTTCGACGAGTCCTACGCGGAGGCGCTGCGCATCCAGAAGGAGGAGGGCTCGGTCTTCGTCCACCCCTTCAACGACCCGCTCGTCATCGCCGGCCAGGGCACCATTGGCCTGGAGCTGCTGGAGCAGTGCCCGGACCTGGAGGTGGTGCTGGTGCCCATCGGCGGTGGCGGGCTCATCTCCGGCGTCGCCTGCGCGCTGAAGGAGAAGAAGCCCGGCATCCGCGTGGTGGGCGTGCAGACGGCCACCATCGCCAGCATGAAGGCGTCGGTGGAGGCCGGCCACCTGGTGGACCTCACGGCCGCGGGCACCACGATTGCGGACGGCATCGCGGTGAAGCGCGTGGGCGAGCTCACCTTCCCCATGGTGCGCAAGTACGTGGACGACGTGGTGGCGGTGGACGAGGAGGAGATCGCGGCGGCCATCCTCACGTTGCTGGAGCAGGAGAAGAGCGTGGTGGAGGGCGCGGGCGCGGTGGGCCTGGCCGCGCTGCTCGCCGGCGACGTGCCCCAGGCGAAGGGCAAGCGCACCGCCATCATCCTCAGCGGCGGCAACATCGACATGAACGTCATCAGCCGCATCATCGAGCGCGGCCTGGTGAGGGCCGGGCGCCTCGTGCAGCTCGAGGTCCGCCTGCCGGACCGGCCCGGCATGCTCGCGAAGCTCACGAGCCAGGTGGCCGAGCTGCGGGCCAATGTGGTGGAAATCCATCACGAGCGCGCCT